From the Manis javanica isolate MJ-LG chromosome 11, MJ_LKY, whole genome shotgun sequence genome, one window contains:
- the ARFIP2 gene encoding arfaptin-2 isoform X2, producing the protein MTDGILGKAATMEIPIHGNGEAGQLPEDDGLEQDLQQVMVSGPNLNETSIVSGGYGGSGDGLIPTGSGRHPSHSATPAGPGDEIARGIAGEKFDIVKKWGINTYKCTKQLLSERFGRGSRTVDLELELQIELLRETKRKYESVLQLGRALTAHLYSLLQTQHALGDAFADLSQKSPELQEEFGYNAETQKLLCKNGETLLGAVNFFVSSINTLVTKTMEDTLMTVKQYEAARLEYDAYRTDLEELSLGPRDAGTRGRLESAQATFQAHRDKYEKLRGDVAIKLKFLEENKIKVMHKQLLLFHNAVSAYFAGNQKQLEQTLQQFNIKLRPPGAEKPSWLEEQ; encoded by the exons ATGACTGACGGTATCCTAGGGAAGGCAGCTACAATGGAGATACCCATCCACGGAAACGGAGAAGCTGGGCAGCTTCCTGAGGATGATGGACTGGAGCAG GACCTCCAGCAGGTGATGGTGTCAGGACCCAACCTCAATGAAACCAGCATTGTGTCTGGTGGCTATGGGGGCTCTGGTGATGGACTCATCCCCACAG GGTCTGGCCGCCATCCATCTCACAGTGCCACTCCTGCTGGCCCCGGAGATGAGATAGCTCGGGGCATCGCTGGAGAGAAGTTTGACATCGTCAAGAAGTGGGGCATCAACACATATAAG TGCACAAAGCAGCTGTTATCAGAGCGATTTGGCCGAGGCTCCCGGACGGTGGACCTGGAACTAGAGCTGCAGATTGAGTTGCTGCGTGAGACGAAGCGCAAGTATGAGAGTGTCCTGCAGCTGGGCCGGGCACTGACAGCCCACCTCTACAGCCTGCTGCAGACCCAACATGCACTAGGTGACGCCTTTGCTGACCTCAGCCAGAAGTCCCCAGAGCTTCAG GAGGAATTTGGCTATAATGCAGAGACGCAGAAGCTGTTGTGCAAGAATGGAGAGACACTGCTAGGAGCTGTGAACTTCTTTGTCTCTAGCATCAATACATTGGTCACCAAGACAATGGAAGATACATTGATGACTGTCAAACAGTATGAGGCTGCCAG GCTGGAATATGATGCCTACCGAACAGACTTAGAGGAGCTGAGCCTAGGTCCCCGGGATGCAGGCACGCGTGGTCGACTCGAAAGTGCCCAGGCCACTTTCCAGGCCCATCGGGACAAATATGAGAAGCTGCGGGGAGATGTGGCCATCAAGCTCAagtttctggaagaaaacaag ATCAAGGTGATGCACAAGCAGCTGCTGCTCTTCCACAATGCGGTGTCAGCCTACTTTGCTGGGAACCAGAAACAGCTGGAGCAGACCCTGCAGCAGTTCAACATCAAGCTTCGGCCTCCAGGAGCTGAGAAGCCCTCCTGGCTAGAGGAGCAGTGA
- the ARFIP2 gene encoding arfaptin-2 isoform X3, producing the protein MEIPIHGNGEAGQLPEDDGLEQDLQQVMVSGPNLNETSIVSGGYGGSGDGLIPTGSGRHPSHSATPAGPGDEIARGIAGEKFDIVKKWGINTYKCTKQLLSERFGRGSRTVDLELELQIELLRETKRKYESVLQLGRALTAHLYSLLQTQHALGDAFADLSQKSPELQEEFGYNAETQKLLCKNGETLLGAVNFFVSSINTLVTKTMEDTLMTVKQYEAARLEYDAYRTDLEELSLGPRDAGTRGRLESAQATFQAHRDKYEKLRGDVAIKLKFLEENKIKVMHKQLLLFHNAVSAYFAGNQKQLEQTLQQFNIKLRPPGAEKPSWLEEQ; encoded by the exons ATGGAGATACCCATCCACGGAAACGGAGAAGCTGGGCAGCTTCCTGAGGATGATGGACTGGAGCAG GACCTCCAGCAGGTGATGGTGTCAGGACCCAACCTCAATGAAACCAGCATTGTGTCTGGTGGCTATGGGGGCTCTGGTGATGGACTCATCCCCACAG GGTCTGGCCGCCATCCATCTCACAGTGCCACTCCTGCTGGCCCCGGAGATGAGATAGCTCGGGGCATCGCTGGAGAGAAGTTTGACATCGTCAAGAAGTGGGGCATCAACACATATAAG TGCACAAAGCAGCTGTTATCAGAGCGATTTGGCCGAGGCTCCCGGACGGTGGACCTGGAACTAGAGCTGCAGATTGAGTTGCTGCGTGAGACGAAGCGCAAGTATGAGAGTGTCCTGCAGCTGGGCCGGGCACTGACAGCCCACCTCTACAGCCTGCTGCAGACCCAACATGCACTAGGTGACGCCTTTGCTGACCTCAGCCAGAAGTCCCCAGAGCTTCAG GAGGAATTTGGCTATAATGCAGAGACGCAGAAGCTGTTGTGCAAGAATGGAGAGACACTGCTAGGAGCTGTGAACTTCTTTGTCTCTAGCATCAATACATTGGTCACCAAGACAATGGAAGATACATTGATGACTGTCAAACAGTATGAGGCTGCCAG GCTGGAATATGATGCCTACCGAACAGACTTAGAGGAGCTGAGCCTAGGTCCCCGGGATGCAGGCACGCGTGGTCGACTCGAAAGTGCCCAGGCCACTTTCCAGGCCCATCGGGACAAATATGAGAAGCTGCGGGGAGATGTGGCCATCAAGCTCAagtttctggaagaaaacaag ATCAAGGTGATGCACAAGCAGCTGCTGCTCTTCCACAATGCGGTGTCAGCCTACTTTGCTGGGAACCAGAAACAGCTGGAGCAGACCCTGCAGCAGTTCAACATCAAGCTTCGGCCTCCAGGAGCTGAGAAGCCCTCCTGGCTAGAGGAGCAGTGA
- the ARFIP2 gene encoding arfaptin-2 isoform X1, translated as MGKDEDTPDAQGAGVETLTPVPSPAMTDGILGKAATMEIPIHGNGEAGQLPEDDGLEQDLQQVMVSGPNLNETSIVSGGYGGSGDGLIPTGSGRHPSHSATPAGPGDEIARGIAGEKFDIVKKWGINTYKCTKQLLSERFGRGSRTVDLELELQIELLRETKRKYESVLQLGRALTAHLYSLLQTQHALGDAFADLSQKSPELQEEFGYNAETQKLLCKNGETLLGAVNFFVSSINTLVTKTMEDTLMTVKQYEAARLEYDAYRTDLEELSLGPRDAGTRGRLESAQATFQAHRDKYEKLRGDVAIKLKFLEENKIKVMHKQLLLFHNAVSAYFAGNQKQLEQTLQQFNIKLRPPGAEKPSWLEEQ; from the exons ATGGGGAAGGATGAGGACACACCTGATGCCCAG GGCGCTGGGGTGGAGACTTTGACACCAGTCCCTTCCCCAGCCATGACTGACGGTATCCTAGGGAAGGCAGCTACAATGGAGATACCCATCCACGGAAACGGAGAAGCTGGGCAGCTTCCTGAGGATGATGGACTGGAGCAG GACCTCCAGCAGGTGATGGTGTCAGGACCCAACCTCAATGAAACCAGCATTGTGTCTGGTGGCTATGGGGGCTCTGGTGATGGACTCATCCCCACAG GGTCTGGCCGCCATCCATCTCACAGTGCCACTCCTGCTGGCCCCGGAGATGAGATAGCTCGGGGCATCGCTGGAGAGAAGTTTGACATCGTCAAGAAGTGGGGCATCAACACATATAAG TGCACAAAGCAGCTGTTATCAGAGCGATTTGGCCGAGGCTCCCGGACGGTGGACCTGGAACTAGAGCTGCAGATTGAGTTGCTGCGTGAGACGAAGCGCAAGTATGAGAGTGTCCTGCAGCTGGGCCGGGCACTGACAGCCCACCTCTACAGCCTGCTGCAGACCCAACATGCACTAGGTGACGCCTTTGCTGACCTCAGCCAGAAGTCCCCAGAGCTTCAG GAGGAATTTGGCTATAATGCAGAGACGCAGAAGCTGTTGTGCAAGAATGGAGAGACACTGCTAGGAGCTGTGAACTTCTTTGTCTCTAGCATCAATACATTGGTCACCAAGACAATGGAAGATACATTGATGACTGTCAAACAGTATGAGGCTGCCAG GCTGGAATATGATGCCTACCGAACAGACTTAGAGGAGCTGAGCCTAGGTCCCCGGGATGCAGGCACGCGTGGTCGACTCGAAAGTGCCCAGGCCACTTTCCAGGCCCATCGGGACAAATATGAGAAGCTGCGGGGAGATGTGGCCATCAAGCTCAagtttctggaagaaaacaag ATCAAGGTGATGCACAAGCAGCTGCTGCTCTTCCACAATGCGGTGTCAGCCTACTTTGCTGGGAACCAGAAACAGCTGGAGCAGACCCTGCAGCAGTTCAACATCAAGCTTCGGCCTCCAGGAGCTGAGAAGCCCTCCTGGCTAGAGGAGCAGTGA
- the ARFIP2 gene encoding arfaptin-2 isoform X4 produces the protein MGKDEDTPDAQGAGVETLTPVPSPAMTDGILGKAATMEIPIHGNGEAGQLPEDDGLEQDLQQVMVSGPNLNETSIVSGGYGGSGDGLIPTGSGRHPSHSATPAGPGDEIARGIAGEKFDIVKKWGINTYKCTKQLLSERFGRGSRTVDLELELQIELLRETKRKYESVLQLGRALTAHLYSLLQTQHALGDAFADLSQKSPELQEEFGYNAETQKLLCKNGETLLGAVNFFVSSINTLVTKTMEDTLMTVKQYEAARLEYDAYRTDLEELSLGPRDAGTRGRLESAQATFQAHRDKYEKLRGDVAIKLKFLEENKSSAPT, from the exons ATGGGGAAGGATGAGGACACACCTGATGCCCAG GGCGCTGGGGTGGAGACTTTGACACCAGTCCCTTCCCCAGCCATGACTGACGGTATCCTAGGGAAGGCAGCTACAATGGAGATACCCATCCACGGAAACGGAGAAGCTGGGCAGCTTCCTGAGGATGATGGACTGGAGCAG GACCTCCAGCAGGTGATGGTGTCAGGACCCAACCTCAATGAAACCAGCATTGTGTCTGGTGGCTATGGGGGCTCTGGTGATGGACTCATCCCCACAG GGTCTGGCCGCCATCCATCTCACAGTGCCACTCCTGCTGGCCCCGGAGATGAGATAGCTCGGGGCATCGCTGGAGAGAAGTTTGACATCGTCAAGAAGTGGGGCATCAACACATATAAG TGCACAAAGCAGCTGTTATCAGAGCGATTTGGCCGAGGCTCCCGGACGGTGGACCTGGAACTAGAGCTGCAGATTGAGTTGCTGCGTGAGACGAAGCGCAAGTATGAGAGTGTCCTGCAGCTGGGCCGGGCACTGACAGCCCACCTCTACAGCCTGCTGCAGACCCAACATGCACTAGGTGACGCCTTTGCTGACCTCAGCCAGAAGTCCCCAGAGCTTCAG GAGGAATTTGGCTATAATGCAGAGACGCAGAAGCTGTTGTGCAAGAATGGAGAGACACTGCTAGGAGCTGTGAACTTCTTTGTCTCTAGCATCAATACATTGGTCACCAAGACAATGGAAGATACATTGATGACTGTCAAACAGTATGAGGCTGCCAG GCTGGAATATGATGCCTACCGAACAGACTTAGAGGAGCTGAGCCTAGGTCCCCGGGATGCAGGCACGCGTGGTCGACTCGAAAGTGCCCAGGCCACTTTCCAGGCCCATCGGGACAAATATGAGAAGCTGCGGGGAGATGTGGCCATCAAGCTCAagtttctggaagaaaacaag AGTTCAGCCCCCACCTAA
- the ARFIP2 gene encoding arfaptin-2 isoform X5, translating to MGKDEDTPDAQGAGVETLTPVPSPAMTDGILGKAATMEIPIHGNGEAGQLPEDDGLEQDLQQVMVSGPNLNETSIVSGGYGGSGDGLIPTGSGRHPSHSATPAGPGDEIARGIAGEKFDIVKKWGINTYKCTKQLLSERFGRGSRTVDLELELQIELLRETKRKYESVLQLGRALTAHLYSLLQTQHALGDAFADLSQKSPELQEEFGYNAETQKLLCKNGETLLGAVNFFVSSINTLVTKTMEDTLMTVKQYEAARLEYDAYRTDLEELSLGPRDAGTRGRLESAQATFQAHRDKYEKLRGDVAIKLKFLEENK from the exons ATGGGGAAGGATGAGGACACACCTGATGCCCAG GGCGCTGGGGTGGAGACTTTGACACCAGTCCCTTCCCCAGCCATGACTGACGGTATCCTAGGGAAGGCAGCTACAATGGAGATACCCATCCACGGAAACGGAGAAGCTGGGCAGCTTCCTGAGGATGATGGACTGGAGCAG GACCTCCAGCAGGTGATGGTGTCAGGACCCAACCTCAATGAAACCAGCATTGTGTCTGGTGGCTATGGGGGCTCTGGTGATGGACTCATCCCCACAG GGTCTGGCCGCCATCCATCTCACAGTGCCACTCCTGCTGGCCCCGGAGATGAGATAGCTCGGGGCATCGCTGGAGAGAAGTTTGACATCGTCAAGAAGTGGGGCATCAACACATATAAG TGCACAAAGCAGCTGTTATCAGAGCGATTTGGCCGAGGCTCCCGGACGGTGGACCTGGAACTAGAGCTGCAGATTGAGTTGCTGCGTGAGACGAAGCGCAAGTATGAGAGTGTCCTGCAGCTGGGCCGGGCACTGACAGCCCACCTCTACAGCCTGCTGCAGACCCAACATGCACTAGGTGACGCCTTTGCTGACCTCAGCCAGAAGTCCCCAGAGCTTCAG GAGGAATTTGGCTATAATGCAGAGACGCAGAAGCTGTTGTGCAAGAATGGAGAGACACTGCTAGGAGCTGTGAACTTCTTTGTCTCTAGCATCAATACATTGGTCACCAAGACAATGGAAGATACATTGATGACTGTCAAACAGTATGAGGCTGCCAG GCTGGAATATGATGCCTACCGAACAGACTTAGAGGAGCTGAGCCTAGGTCCCCGGGATGCAGGCACGCGTGGTCGACTCGAAAGTGCCCAGGCCACTTTCCAGGCCCATCGGGACAAATATGAGAAGCTGCGGGGAGATGTGGCCATCAAGCTCAagtttctggaagaaaacaag TAG